A stretch of Candidatus Symbiobacter mobilis CR DNA encodes these proteins:
- a CDS encoding WD40 repeat domain-containing protein encodes MIAQTHDDQVDQILDGKFTAPPTDYGKGLVLVLPQVLQDSAGRYAGDCYGRDWLRTKISDFVRHNVQGYVIIAADAIWGKTHFALDWYRNTLKRDSDKPLASSELPPLSGWAFIRKEAVPIYSNPVDILLWLEAQTRNQRDMPYSDQRPAPGQATIGDFKSFNADGPKKLAEHFYNFLVELGGHAQTKGDQAILLLDGVDEIWGSSGTHPSSLFPGALPLMLPKGVFIVLLSRPGKHLRWKSGDPQSPCLTLDLASAFKPGAADDGQLDLLRQGNQKDLESYLEGRLEKMRNDGLVKLDEWQKLNRDLLDAAQGYLIVLITLLANDINLADRLEAWRNNPKSLPRGPKELFAGVLIRILEHLRVEANRNGLDDTCCNCQVITSLGLAASLRQPMTMKGLGLLLFPNKKPVAQSALSCPIALSCPMTADACKAALDYCAEVFVGQHAGDHGVVLAFWHPLMRDIAIAAFRALWSHQDINVANIVAALGQDATTTLQPLHRWLAMCSQRFWKGGHVDEDKRAACAYALAWGPWHGLHSGNQEVSGQSINTLQDPVYLQTVYSRFGNQAGRILDPTVAEALGHPDNTHPQLLGWVQRALVHHDRALAEGELAVASVLYNDLCGSDAIDAQWRQTVHELALAAGPVRWAPGSPPQMLKFKFQEYVTSIAFSPDARWLAVATGKDIVLLEAQGDAFRETTRLQGHSNWVNYVVFSGKRTEGGFWLASASSDGVGLWSVPATGDVGGPMILLKGHTGRVNHVAFSGERADGGFWLASASSDGNVGLWSVPATGGVSGPMIPLEGHTDGVNHVAFSEKRVDNGFWLASSSGNLNLGMWTGTSGDPNVGLWSVPATGGVSDPMIQLEGHTGWVNHVAFSEKRADNSFWLASASDDGNVGLWSVPATDDGVSGPMIQLEGRRSRHMAFSGKRAEGGFWLASASGFWLASASSDDGFDDKVGLWSVAATDGVSGQMILLGGHTDDVNHVAFSGERAEGGFWLASASSDGNVGLWSVPATGDVGGPMMRLEGHINVVGNLAFSGERAEGGYWLASADLHNVCLWSVEGSGGVSDLKIQFDGHTDTVNHVAFSGERAEGGYWLASASKDHNVCLWSVEGSGGVSGQMIQLEGHSDRVHYVAFSGKRTEGGFWLASACLDGNVGLWSVPATGDVGGSMILLKRNPESVIHVAFSGERAEGGFWLASASSYGNAGLWSVAPEVGVSGPMIPLKGHHTEGAKHVAFSENRTEGGFWLASASRDGNVRLWSVPATGDVGGLMMLLKGHTESVKHVAFSGVRADNGFWLASASSDDNVGLWSVAPEVGVSGPMIPLKGHTKGVQHVAFSGKRTDGGFWLASASDDHSVGLWSVAPEVGVRDPMSRLQGHTESVNRVAFCGERANGNPVLVSASDREIIFWRIPDGLLLARVSFSADAIQIMSLRWSTDQQMLLVAGVLGTRAVNLSLIVPEWLLSGEHSAP; translated from the coding sequence TTGATTGCCCAGACCCATGACGACCAAGTTGACCAGATACTAGACGGTAAATTCACTGCCCCGCCCACTGATTACGGGAAGGGCTTGGTTCTCGTTTTGCCGCAAGTACTTCAGGACAGTGCGGGCCGCTATGCCGGAGACTGCTACGGGCGTGACTGGCTGCGCACAAAGATCTCTGATTTCGTCCGTCACAATGTGCAAGGCTATGTCATCATCGCTGCCGATGCCATTTGGGGCAAGACCCACTTCGCCCTCGATTGGTACCGAAACACCCTAAAGCGAGACTCCGATAAACCCCTCGCAAGTTCAGAACTGCCACCGCTGTCGGGCTGGGCTTTCATCCGCAAGGAAGCAGTACCTATTTACAGTAACCCCGTCGACATCCTGTTGTGGCTTGAAGCGCAGACGCGCAATCAAAGGGATATGCCCTACAGCGATCAGAGGCCGGCCCCGGGCCAAGCGACCATAGGTGACTTCAAAAGTTTCAATGCTGACGGTCCGAAGAAACTTGCCGAGCATTTCTACAACTTTCTTGTCGAGCTAGGCGGGCATGCGCAGACAAAAGGCGATCAGGCCATCCTGTTGCTCGACGGGGTTGACGAAATCTGGGGCAGCAGTGGCACCCACCCCAGTTCGCTGTTTCCCGGTGCCCTGCCACTGATGCTGCCGAAAGGAGTATTTATCGTCCTCTTGTCCCGACCCGGCAAACACTTGCGCTGGAAGAGCGGCGATCCGCAAAGCCCCTGTCTGACGCTCGACCTGGCGAGTGCCTTCAAGCCGGGGGCAGCCGATGACGGCCAGCTCGACCTGCTGCGCCAAGGCAATCAGAAAGACTTGGAGAGCTATCTCGAAGGCCGTCTTGAGAAAATGCGCAACGATGGCCTGGTCAAACTCGACGAGTGGCAAAAATTGAACAGGGATTTGCTCGATGCTGCGCAGGGCTACCTCATTGTCCTGATCACCCTGCTGGCCAATGACATTAACCTCGCTGATCGGCTGGAAGCTTGGCGGAACAACCCGAAGAGCCTGCCACGCGGCCCGAAGGAGTTGTTTGCCGGTGTGCTCATCCGCATCCTCGAACACCTGCGCGTCGAAGCTAACCGGAACGGGCTGGACGATACCTGCTGCAACTGCCAGGTGATCACCTCTCTGGGCCTTGCCGCGAGTCTGCGCCAACCCATGACCATGAAAGGACTGGGGCTGCTGCTGTTCCCGAACAAAAAGCCGGTGGCCCAATCAGCACTCTCGTGCCCGATAGCACTCTCGTGCCCGATGACTGCAGACGCTTGCAAAGCCGCGCTGGATTATTGCGCCGAGGTTTTCGTTGGTCAACACGCTGGTGACCATGGGGTCGTGCTGGCCTTCTGGCACCCGCTGATGCGCGACATCGCCATCGCGGCGTTTCGAGCACTGTGGTCGCACCAGGATATCAACGTCGCAAACATCGTTGCGGCACTGGGGCAGGACGCCACGACCACACTCCAACCCTTGCACCGCTGGCTGGCGATGTGCAGCCAACGGTTTTGGAAAGGCGGTCACGTGGATGAAGATAAGCGTGCCGCGTGTGCCTATGCCCTGGCCTGGGGACCCTGGCATGGCTTGCATAGCGGTAACCAGGAGGTCAGCGGCCAGTCGATCAATACGCTACAAGATCCTGTCTATCTGCAAACGGTTTACAGTAGATTTGGCAATCAGGCTGGGCGCATTCTGGATCCGACCGTGGCCGAGGCTCTCGGTCACCCCGACAACACCCACCCGCAGCTTCTTGGATGGGTGCAACGCGCGCTGGTGCATCACGACCGTGCACTGGCTGAGGGGGAACTGGCAGTCGCCTCAGTGCTTTACAACGACCTGTGTGGGTCCGATGCCATCGATGCCCAATGGCGCCAAACAGTGCATGAATTAGCCCTGGCCGCCGGACCGGTGAGGTGGGCGCCGGGCAGTCCGCCCCAGATGCTGAAATTCAAATTTCAGGAGTACGTTACTTCAATTGCCTTTTCTCCGGACGCCCGCTGGCTGGCGGTTGCAACGGGTAAGGATATTGTTCTGCTTGAGGCGCAGGGTGATGCATTTCGCGAGACGACCCGGCTGCAGGGGCATAGCAACTGGGTCAACTATGTGGTCTTCTCTGGGAAGCGTACCGAGGGTGGCTTCTGGCTGGCAAGTGCGTCAAGTGATGGCGTTGGCCTGTGGTCGGTGCCAGCCACAGGCGATGTTGGCGGCCCGATGATTCTGCTCAAAGGGCATACTGGCAGGGTCAATCATGTGGCCTTTTCTGGAGAGCGCGCTGACGGTGGCTTCTGGTTGGCGAGTGCGTCAAGTGATGGCAACGTCGGCCTGTGGTCGGTGCCAGCCACAGGCGGTGTCAGCGGCCCGATGATTCCGCTCGAAGGGCATACTGACGGGGTCAATCATGTGGCCTTTTCCGAGAAGCGCGTTGATAATGGCTTCTGGCTGGCAAGTTCCTCTGGTAATCTCAACCTCGGCATGTGGACAGGTACCTCTGGGGATCCCAACGTCGGCCTGTGGTCGGTGCCAGCCACAGGCGGTGTCAGCGACCCGATGATTCAGCTCGAGGGGCATACTGGCTGGGTCAATCATGTGGCCTTTTCCGAGAAGCGCGCTGACAATAGCTTCTGGCTGGCGAGTGCCTCTGATGATGGCAACGTCGGCCTGTGGTCGGTGCCAGCCACAGACGACGGTGTCAGCGGCCCGATGATTCAGCTCGAGGGGAGGAGAAGTCGTCATATGGCCTTTTCCGGGAAGCGCGCTGAAGGTGGCTTCTGGTTGGCGAGTGCGTCTGGCTTCTGGTTGGCGAGTGCGTCAAGTGATGATGGCTTCGATGACAAAGTCGGCCTGTGGTCGGTGGCGGCCACAGACGGTGTCAGCGGCCAGATGATCCTGCTCGGGGGGCATACTGACGATGTCAATCATGTGGCCTTTTCTGGAGAGCGCGCTGAAGGTGGCTTCTGGTTGGCGAGTGCGTCAAGTGATGGCAACGTTGGCCTGTGGTCGGTGCCAGCCACAGGCGATGTTGGCGGCCCGATGATGCGACTCGAGGGGCATATCAACGTTGTTGGGAACCTCGCCTTTTCCGGGGAACGTGCTGAGGGTGGCTACTGGCTGGCGAGTGCCGATCTACACAACGTCTGCCTGTGGTCGGTCGAAGGCTCAGGCGGTGTCAGCGACTTGAAGATTCAGTTCGACGGGCATACCGACACTGTTAATCATGTGGCCTTTTCCGGGGAACGTGCTGAGGGTGGCTACTGGCTGGCGAGTGCGTCAAAGGATCACAACGTCTGCCTGTGGTCGGTCGAAGGCTCAGGCGGTGTCAGCGGCCAGATGATTCAGCTCGAGGGGCATAGCGACCGGGTCCACTATGTGGCCTTCTCTGGGAAGCGTACCGAGGGTGGCTTCTGGCTGGCGAGTGCCTGTTTGGATGGCAACGTCGGCCTGTGGTCGGTGCCAGCCACAGGCGATGTTGGCGGCTCGATGATCCTGCTCAAGAGGAATCCTGAAAGTGTCATACATGTGGCCTTTTCTGGAGAGCGCGCTGAAGGTGGCTTCTGGTTGGCGAGTGCCTCTTCGTATGGCAACGCCGGCCTGTGGTCGGTGGCGCCCGAAGTCGGTGTCAGCGGCCCGATGATTCCGCTCAAAGGGCATCATACTGAAGGTGCCAAACATGTGGCCTTCTCTGAGAATCGTACCGAGGGTGGCTTCTGGCTGGCGAGTGCGTCAAGGGATGGCAACGTCCGCCTGTGGTCGGTGCCAGCCACAGGCGATGTTGGCGGCCTGATGATGCTGCTCAAGGGGCATACTGAAAGTGTCAAACATGTAGCCTTTTCCGGGGTGCGCGCTGACAATGGCTTCTGGTTGGCGAGTGCGTCAAGTGATGACAACGTCGGCCTGTGGTCGGTGGCGCCCGAAGTCGGTGTCAGCGGCCCGATGATTCCGCTCAAAGGGCATACTAAAGGTGTCCAACATGTGGCCTTCTCTGGGAAGCGTACCGATGGTGGCTTCTGGTTGGCGAGTGCGTCTGATGATCACAGTGTAGGGCTTTGGTCGGTGGCACCCGAAGTCGGTGTCCGTGATCCTATGAGTCGGCTCCAGGGGCATACTGAAAGTGTCAATCGTGTAGCCTTTTGCGGGGAGCGCGCTAACGGCAATCCAGTGTTGGTATCGGCCAGCGACAGGGAGATCATCTTCTGGCGCATTCCGGACGGTCTGCTACTGGCACGAGTTTCCTTCAGCGCCGACGCAATACAAATCATGAGTCTGCGCTGGAGCACCGACCAGCAAATGCTGCTTGTTGCGGGCGTGCTGGGTACCCGGGCGGTCAACCTGAGCCTGATCGTTCCTGAGTGGCTGTTGTCGGGAGAGCACAGCGCCCCTTGA
- a CDS encoding AAA family ATPase — MKQFINGSGDAFADLRQRLTRSTVVFSDCTLPSGCQPQRGRVGFEARPSGRYALLVDPGTAYAGTAELRPLFESGEIVFDSFDALIRFVQGPLSDAFDGRASSQAQAPETLTDLDAVADAVSERQKAIADIRVEDIQQSIQSTIFGQDSAVQTIAELAVRHASRRQPTRPTTLFLLGPTGVGKTSACQALAQSLKDSGYQFLRLDMAEYQEAYRVSQLLGSPQGYAGHGDSSQFIRHLARYPKSVLLFDEIEKAHRDVFRMFMNLMDAGRISSAASVDGRHEIDARESILAFTSNLGADRLLGDIDQLERNAGEDLIDELCRRHLVEQHIPRELVGRIQAFALFRPLESRHRAAAMVAAIERTGRTYGVSVKEVTPESVAELIARADQRFGVRQDEYLIERSLGKAFINAYRDGLQDVRVVHSPLRVDAVGCALTPHLCAT, encoded by the coding sequence ATGAAACAGTTCATCAATGGTAGTGGGGATGCATTCGCCGACCTTCGGCAACGCCTGACACGATCCACAGTGGTATTTAGCGACTGCACCTTGCCTTCCGGCTGCCAACCGCAGCGTGGCAGGGTCGGCTTCGAAGCCAGGCCGAGCGGCCGCTATGCGCTGCTAGTGGACCCTGGTACGGCCTATGCGGGAACCGCTGAGCTCCGCCCCCTGTTCGAATCAGGCGAAATCGTCTTCGACAGCTTCGATGCCCTGATACGTTTTGTCCAGGGTCCGCTCAGTGATGCTTTTGATGGGCGTGCATCAAGTCAAGCTCAAGCCCCAGAAACGCTGACCGACCTGGACGCCGTCGCCGACGCCGTCTCCGAACGCCAGAAGGCCATCGCCGACATCCGTGTCGAGGACATCCAGCAATCCATCCAGAGCACCATCTTCGGCCAAGACAGCGCAGTGCAAACCATCGCCGAACTCGCGGTCAGACATGCCTCGCGCCGCCAGCCCACGCGTCCGACGACCTTATTTCTGCTCGGCCCCACCGGCGTGGGCAAAACCAGCGCCTGCCAGGCCCTGGCTCAGTCCCTGAAAGACAGCGGCTACCAGTTTCTGCGCCTGGACATGGCCGAATACCAGGAGGCCTATCGCGTCTCTCAACTACTCGGCTCTCCGCAAGGCTATGCGGGCCACGGTGACAGCTCGCAGTTCATTCGCCATCTGGCGCGCTACCCGAAAAGCGTCTTGCTCTTTGACGAGATCGAGAAAGCGCACCGGGATGTTTTCCGAATGTTCATGAACCTGATGGACGCGGGGCGGATCAGCAGCGCCGCCAGCGTCGACGGTCGCCATGAAATTGATGCCCGCGAATCCATCCTGGCCTTCACCAGCAACCTTGGAGCCGACCGACTGCTCGGCGACATCGACCAACTCGAGCGCAACGCCGGTGAAGACCTTATCGACGAGCTCTGCCGGCGGCACCTGGTCGAACAGCACATCCCGCGTGAACTGGTCGGACGCATCCAGGCGTTTGCCTTGTTCCGGCCCCTGGAGTCCCGCCACCGCGCCGCTGCCATGGTCGCCGCCATCGAACGCACCGGCCGAACCTATGGCGTCTCGGTAAAGGAAGTCACCCCCGAGTCCGTCGCCGAGCTGATTGCGCGCGCCGACCAGCGCTTTGGCGTACGCCAGGACGAGTACCTGATCGAGCGCAGCCTCGGCAAAGCTTTTATCAACGCCTACCGCGACGGGCTACAGGATGTTCGGGTGGTGCATTCGCCCTTGCGGGTCGATGCAGTGGGCTGTGCATTGACGCCCCATCTGTGCGCCACCTGA
- a CDS encoding NIF family HAD-type phosphatase — protein MPRPSVLTLDLEGTLISNSMSQIPRPGLFAFLEECRALFSRILIFTAVREDRFRQIAHLLVEERVAPPWFATVEFVSWEGKTKDLRFVQDALVHETLLVDDFEAYVHPGQESQWVKVDGFDFPYSDKDEGLARVLSDLKLRLCVA, from the coding sequence ATGCCACGACCAAGTGTCCTTACCCTTGATCTAGAGGGAACTCTCATTTCGAATTCGATGAGCCAAATTCCACGACCTGGTTTGTTTGCGTTCCTTGAGGAGTGCAGAGCACTCTTTTCTCGTATCCTCATATTCACTGCCGTCAGGGAAGACCGATTTCGGCAAATCGCACACCTGTTGGTTGAAGAGCGCGTCGCCCCACCCTGGTTTGCCACTGTCGAATTTGTTTCGTGGGAGGGAAAGACCAAAGACCTGAGATTCGTTCAAGACGCCCTGGTTCATGAGACGCTGCTAGTCGATGACTTTGAGGCCTATGTCCATCCGGGCCAAGAGTCTCAGTGGGTGAAGGTTGACGGCTTTGATTTTCCTTACAGCGACAAAGATGAGGGATTGGCCAGGGTTCTGAGTGACTTGAAACTGCGCCTTTGCGTGGCATAA